Proteins found in one Poecilia reticulata strain Guanapo linkage group LG6, Guppy_female_1.0+MT, whole genome shotgun sequence genomic segment:
- the mc2r gene encoding adrenocorticotropic hormone receptor, whose protein sequence is MPSFLKAAVGTCLVCIGVRQDAAMNQTGCPEVKVPFPVFFTVGIVSLAENLLVVVAVMRSRNLHSPMYCFMCSLAAFNTIASVTKTWENLMIVLADAGHLERRGPPETDLDDVMDSLLCMSFVGSISSFLAIAVDRYITIFHALRYHNIMTMQRTAAILGLIWTLCAVLAVLMVKFFNFKFIMICFIVFFVVSLAAICFLYVYMFMMARIHAKNIAALPGGGRDKSQHQRRWGSNMRGALTLTILFGAFVVCWAPFFVHLVIITVCPMNPYCECYRSLFELHVVLMMSHALIDPAIYAFRMAELRHTFRKMLFCSDWKFCL, encoded by the exons GAACTTGTTTAGTCTGCATTGGAGTCAGACAGGACGCTGCCATGAACCAGACAGGCTGCCCTGAGGTCAAGGTCCCGTTTCCCGTCTTCTTCACTGTTGGAATCGTCAGTCTGGCTGAGAACCTGCTGGTCGTGGTGGCGGTGATGCGCAGCAGGAACCTCCACTCGCCCATGTACTGCTTCATGTGCAGCTTGGCTGCCTTCAACACCATCGCCAGCGTGACAAAAACATGGGAAAACCTGATGATAGTTCTCGCTGATGCGGGACACCTGGAGAGGAGGGGTCCTCCTGAGACCGACCTAGACGACGTGATGgactccctgctctgcatgtcgTTTGTAGGCTCCATATCCAGTTTCCTGGCCATTGCTGTTGACCG TTACATCACCATCTTCCATGCGCTACGTTACCACAACATCATGACCATGCAGCGAACTGCAGCCATCTTGGGGCTCATCTGGACATTATGTGCAGTTCTGGCCGTGCTAATGGTGAAGTTCTTCAACTTTAAGTTCATCATGATCTGCTTCATCGTCTTCTTCGTTGTCTCCCTGGCAGCCATCTGCTTCCTCTACGTCTACATGTTCATGATGGCCCGCATTCATGCCAAGAACATTGCAGCGCTACCTGGTGGCGGCAGGGACAAGTCTCAGCATCAGAGGAGGTGGGGCAGCAACATGAGAGGCGCTCTCACTCTCACCATCCTGTTTGGGGCGTTTGTGGTGTGTTGGGCACCGTTTTTTGTCCACCTGGTCATCATCACAGTTTGCCCTATGAATCCGTACTGTGAATGCTACAGGTCCTTGTTCGAGCTGCATGTGGTGCTGATGATGAGCCATGCCCTCATAGACCCGGCTATCTATGCTTTCCGCATGGCTGAGCTGCGGCACACCTTCAGAAAGATGCTGTTTTGCTCTGACTGGAAATTTTGCTTgtaa